One genomic window of Procambarus clarkii isolate CNS0578487 chromosome 43, FALCON_Pclarkii_2.0, whole genome shotgun sequence includes the following:
- the LOC138349964 gene encoding streptococcal hemagglutinin-like, giving the protein MLRREVKYNDLSQIDVVFYRAISLSLTVYTDGSLHTSTGGSLHASTGGSLHTSTGGSLHASTGGSLHTSTGGSLHASTGGSLHASTGGSLHASTGGSLHASTGGSLHTSTGGSLHTSTGGSLHTSTGGSLYASTGGSLHTSTGGSLHTSTGGSLHASTGGSLHASTGGSLHASTGGSLHTSTGGSLYASTGGSLHASTGGSLHTSTGGSLHASTGGSLHTSTGGSLHASTGGSLHASTGGSLHASTGGSLHASTGGPLHTSTGGSLHASTGGSLHASTGGSLHASTGGSLHASTGGSLHTSTGGSLHASTGGSLHASTGGSLHASTGGSLHASTGGSLHASTAGWASFATVRAGFYLEW; this is encoded by the coding sequence ATGCTTCGACGTGAAGTAAAGTACAAtgacttaagccaaattgatgttgTGTTTTATAGAGCGATCTCGCTCTCTCTAACTGTTTACACTGATGGGTCACTCCACACCTCCACTGGTGGGTCACTCCACGCCTCCACTGGTGGGTCACTCCACACCTCCACTGGTGGGTCACTCCACGCCTCCACGGGTGGGTCACTCCACACCTCCACTGGTGGGTCACTCCACGCCTCCACTGGTGGGTCACTCCACGCCTCCACTGGTGGGTCACTCCACGCCTCCACTGGTGGGTCACTCCACGCCTCCACTGGTGGGTCACTCCACACCTCCACTGGTGGGTCACTCCACACCTCCACTGGTGGGTCACTCCACACCTCCACTGGTGGGTCACTCTACGCCTCCACTGGTGGGTCACTCCACACCTCCACTGGTGGGTCACTCCACACCTCCACTGGTGGGTCACTCCACGCCTCCACTGGTGGGTCACTCCACGCCTCCACTGGTGGGTCACTCCACGCCTCCACTGGTGGGTCACTCCACACCTCCACTGGTGGGTCACTCTACGCCTCCACTGGTGGGTCACTCCACGCCTCCACTGGTGGGTCACTCCACACCTCCACTGGTGGGTCACTCCACGCCTCCACTGGTGGGTCACTCCACACCTCCACTGGTGGGTCACTCCACGCCTCCACTGGTGGGTCACTCCACGCCTCCACTGGTGGGTCACTCCACGCCTCCACTGGTGGGTCACTCCACGCCTCCACTGGTGGGCCACTCCACACCTCCACTGGTGGGTCACTCCACGCCTCCACTGGTGGGTCACTCCACGCCTCCACTGGTGGGTCACTCCACGCCTCCACTGGTGGGTCACTCCACGCCTCCACTGGTGGGTCACTCCACACCTCCACTGGTGGGTCACTCCACGCCTCCACTGGTGGGTCACTCCACGCCTCCACTGGTGGGTCACTCCACGCCTCCACTGGTGGGTCACTCCACGCCTCCACTGGTGGGTCACTCCACGCCTCCACTGCCGGTTGGGCCAGTTTTGCAACTGTCAGAGCTGGCTTCTATCTTGAGTGGTAG